A window from Prochlorococcus marinus CUG1435 encodes these proteins:
- a CDS encoding methionine--tRNA ligase, with the protein MSFVITTPLYYVNDKPHLGSVYTTIICDAIARYKRLIGEEVIFITGVDEHGLKIQRTANEKGIEPKTHCDEISEIFNINWKKWDITFDKFIRTSSKKHELVVNEFYERVKKSDDIYMGVQKGWYCVGCEEFKDNPENSSTYKCPIHQKNLEWKNEENLFFRLSKYQDQIEKIINEPFFIEPIERRNEIINFVSRGLKDFSISRTNVSWGIPVPDYDNHTFYVWFDALLGYVSAISSKDTDCSLQKSINNGWPADVHLIGKDILRFHAVYWPAMLLSAGMTIPKKVLGHGFLTREGQKMGKSLGNVLDPDLLLSKYGNDPVRWYLIKDISLGNDGDFQDKRFVDIINNDLANTIGNLLNRTSSMSRKWFDNKVPNIEKISSENKLENFAKIAVESYLHKFEIYKLDLAANEVLSLAINTNLYLNDNEPWMLIKEKHNLTTVQEIIYNVLESTRIIGLLLLPLLPGLSSKIDEQLGSIYKKGIPWEQQLRWGLLISNSSLPKPTPIINKLEYE; encoded by the coding sequence ATGAGTTTTGTCATTACTACGCCTTTATATTATGTAAATGATAAACCACATTTGGGAAGTGTTTATACAACAATAATTTGTGACGCCATAGCAAGGTATAAGAGGCTTATAGGCGAAGAAGTTATCTTTATCACGGGAGTTGATGAGCATGGTTTAAAAATACAAAGAACAGCTAATGAGAAAGGTATCGAACCAAAGACTCATTGTGATGAAATTTCAGAAATATTTAATATTAATTGGAAAAAGTGGGATATAACATTTGATAAATTCATAAGAACAAGCTCGAAAAAACACGAATTGGTAGTTAATGAATTTTATGAACGAGTTAAAAAATCAGATGATATCTATATGGGAGTACAAAAAGGTTGGTACTGTGTAGGATGTGAAGAATTTAAAGATAATCCAGAAAACTCATCAACATACAAATGTCCAATACATCAAAAGAATTTAGAATGGAAAAATGAGGAGAATCTTTTTTTCAGGCTATCGAAATACCAAGACCAAATTGAGAAAATAATCAATGAACCTTTCTTCATAGAACCAATTGAAAGAAGAAATGAAATTATAAATTTTGTTTCTAGAGGCTTAAAAGATTTTTCAATCTCAAGAACTAATGTCTCATGGGGCATTCCTGTCCCTGATTACGATAATCATACTTTTTACGTCTGGTTTGATGCTTTGCTTGGATATGTAAGTGCAATTAGCTCTAAGGATACGGATTGTTCATTACAAAAATCAATTAATAATGGATGGCCCGCAGATGTTCATTTAATTGGTAAAGATATACTTAGATTTCACGCCGTCTATTGGCCTGCAATGCTTCTCTCTGCTGGCATGACCATTCCTAAAAAGGTTTTAGGACATGGGTTTCTTACTAGAGAGGGTCAAAAAATGGGGAAAAGTTTAGGAAATGTTCTGGACCCTGACCTATTACTTTCTAAATATGGAAATGATCCTGTAAGGTGGTACCTAATCAAAGACATATCACTAGGTAATGATGGAGATTTCCAAGATAAAAGATTTGTTGACATTATCAATAATGACTTAGCTAATACAATTGGCAACTTACTAAATAGGACATCATCTATGTCTAGAAAATGGTTTGATAATAAGGTGCCAAATATTGAAAAGATATCAAGTGAAAATAAATTAGAGAATTTTGCCAAAATTGCAGTTGAAAGCTATCTTCATAAATTTGAAATTTACAAATTAGATTTAGCAGCCAATGAAGTTCTTAGCCTTGCGATTAATACAAATTTATATTTGAATGATAATGAACCATGGATGTTAATAAAAGAAAAACATAATTTAACTACCGTTCAAGAAATTATTTATAACGTGTTAGAAAGTACACGAATTATAGGATTATTATTATTGCCATTATTGCCGGGATTGTCATCAAAAATAGACGAACAACTTGGCTCTATATACAAAAAAGGTATTCCTTGGGAACAACAATTAAGATGGGGATTATTAATTAGTAATTCAAGTCTTCCTAAACCAACACCAATAATAAATAAGCTCGAATATGAATAG
- a CDS encoding fusion glycoprotein F0 — protein sequence MNLNINKYLFSFIITSLIFTLIPSTTYALESNTIYKFFGVTQQKTIINYEKSQPSSIDNPVVDPNFNTMRSKDTDSSTAIYIVIGLLIAATIIPLATWWYFSK from the coding sequence ATGAACCTAAACATTAATAAATATCTTTTTTCTTTCATCATTACTTCTTTAATATTTACTCTTATTCCCTCTACTACGTACGCATTAGAATCTAATACTATATATAAATTTTTTGGTGTTACTCAACAAAAGACCATTATCAATTACGAAAAAAGTCAGCCTTCATCTATTGATAATCCCGTAGTTGATCCAAATTTTAACACTATGAGATCAAAAGATACGGATAGTTCAACCGCTATTTATATTGTTATTGGTTTATTAATAGCTGCAACAATTATTCCGTTAGCAACATGGTGGTATTTCTCTAAATAA
- the clpS gene encoding ATP-dependent Clp protease adapter ClpS: MFNSLSTVLDEKKSKAKYPEARVIVLDDSFNTFQHVANCLLTIIPGMSEKIAWELCIKVDKTGSAEVWRGNLEQAELYHEQLLSKGLTMAPIEKT; encoded by the coding sequence ATGTTTAATTCACTCAGCACAGTCTTAGATGAAAAGAAATCTAAAGCAAAATATCCAGAAGCTAGGGTAATAGTTCTTGATGATAGTTTTAATACTTTTCAACATGTCGCAAATTGTCTTCTGACCATAATTCCAGGTATGAGTGAAAAAATTGCATGGGAACTATGCATCAAAGTTGACAAAACAGGATCAGCGGAAGTATGGAGAGGTAATCTTGAACAGGCAGAGCTATATCATGAACAACTCTTAAGCAAAGGATTAACTATGGCTCCGATTGAGAAAACATAA
- a CDS encoding HAD-IA family hydrolase has translation MTYLEGVYWDLDGTIANTELEAHLPAFNNAFKEFNIDWNWDTNKYINLLKINGGKNRIEYYSKTKNYNLSQDLILKIHKKKQFHYLEIIKTNRVSLKTGVFRLINELHRKKVRQFIVTSSSRNQVDLLVEYLFNGFNPFEFIISSEDVEFKKPNPFPYLKAIQLSGISKNNSIVFEDSNPGLKSSLAANLPTIFVPSNIPSVLEENIKLDCILDSLGDENNVANVIKGPKLKKTYVDYSFLSDYLVSFSNAEN, from the coding sequence GTGACTTATCTCGAGGGTGTTTATTGGGATTTAGACGGAACTATTGCAAATACAGAATTAGAGGCTCATTTGCCAGCTTTTAATAATGCCTTTAAGGAATTTAATATTGATTGGAATTGGGATACTAATAAGTACATTAATCTTTTGAAAATAAATGGGGGGAAAAATAGAATAGAGTATTACTCTAAAACAAAAAATTATAATTTATCGCAAGATTTAATTCTCAAAATTCATAAAAAAAAGCAGTTTCATTATCTGGAAATTATAAAAACAAATCGCGTTAGTCTAAAAACTGGTGTTTTTAGATTAATTAATGAATTACATAGAAAAAAAGTAAGACAATTTATTGTTACATCAAGTTCAAGAAATCAAGTTGATCTACTTGTTGAATATCTGTTTAATGGCTTTAATCCTTTTGAGTTTATTATTTCAAGTGAAGATGTTGAATTTAAGAAACCAAATCCTTTCCCTTATTTAAAAGCAATTCAATTGAGTGGTATAAGCAAAAATAACTCAATTGTTTTCGAGGACTCAAACCCAGGATTGAAATCTTCCTTAGCGGCTAACTTGCCGACAATTTTTGTTCCTTCAAATATTCCAAGTGTTCTTGAGGAAAATATTAAATTAGATTGTATTTTAGACAGTCTTGGTGATGAGAATAATGTGGCAAATGTAATTAAAGGCCCTAAACTTAAAAAAACATATGTTGACTACAGCTTTCTAAGTGATTATTTAGTATCTTTTAGTAATGCAGAAAACTAA
- a CDS encoding TMEM165/GDT1 family protein, with product MNSKLEQKENKVEKSFLSIFFTTFTTIFIAELGDKTQIATLMLSAESGKPTIVFLGSSLALISSSIVGVLIGKWLSNKISPSKFALFTGVLMIIISLFLAYDTFKNYL from the coding sequence ATGAACAGTAAACTAGAACAAAAGGAAAATAAAGTAGAAAAGAGTTTTTTATCTATATTTTTTACAACTTTTACAACAATTTTTATTGCTGAACTTGGAGATAAAACCCAGATTGCTACTCTAATGCTTTCAGCTGAATCGGGAAAGCCAACTATTGTCTTCCTTGGAAGTTCTTTAGCTTTAATAAGTTCTAGTATAGTAGGGGTTTTAATTGGAAAATGGTTATCAAATAAAATATCTCCAAGCAAATTTGCTTTATTTACTGGAGTTTTAATGATAATAATAAGTTTATTTTTAGCTTATGATACTTTTAAGAATTATCTATAA
- a CDS encoding photosystem II reaction center protein Ycf12 yields the protein MATLIPLAVVALAGPAIIALVFYRR from the coding sequence ATGGCAACACTTATTCCTTTAGCTGTAGTTGCGCTGGCTGGACCAGCAATAATTGCTCTAGTTTTTTATCGTAGGTAA
- a CDS encoding DUF1651 domain-containing protein, with translation MIEDFWLINANRSRVKRFSKNKQNKDRFFEYMFIDSGRIIGVLGKEPPLMTTREELKVDKARDEWKKFIAQGWRRTKPVWEDSL, from the coding sequence TTGATAGAAGATTTTTGGCTTATAAATGCGAACCGTTCAAGGGTTAAAAGATTTTCAAAAAATAAGCAAAATAAAGATAGATTTTTTGAATATATGTTTATTGATTCTGGAAGAATTATTGGTGTTTTAGGAAAAGAACCACCTCTTATGACAACAAGAGAAGAACTTAAAGTTGATAAAGCTAGAGATGAATGGAAAAAGTTTATCGCTCAAGGTTGGAGGAGAACCAAACCAGTTTGGGAAGACTCTTTATAA
- a CDS encoding peroxiredoxin — MSLRVGQEAPDFSATAVYDQEFKEITLSGLRGKWVVLFFYPLDFTFVCPTEITAFSDRYQDFSALNTEILGVSVDSKHCHLAWIQTPRNEGGIGDINYPLVSDLKREICQAYNVLNDDGEADRGLFLINPDGVVMHTTVNKAPVGRNVDETLRILQGYQYVAANPDEVCPANWTPGEKTMLEDPKGSKEYFSAL, encoded by the coding sequence ATGAGCTTAAGAGTTGGCCAAGAAGCACCAGACTTTAGTGCTACAGCAGTATATGATCAAGAGTTTAAGGAGATTACACTTTCAGGTCTAAGAGGTAAATGGGTTGTTTTATTCTTTTACCCACTAGATTTTACATTTGTATGTCCCACTGAAATCACTGCATTTAGTGATAGATATCAAGATTTTTCAGCACTTAATACTGAAATACTTGGGGTATCAGTTGATAGCAAACACTGTCATTTGGCTTGGATACAAACTCCAAGAAATGAAGGTGGAATAGGTGATATTAACTATCCATTAGTTTCTGACCTAAAAAGAGAAATTTGCCAGGCCTACAATGTCCTTAATGATGATGGGGAGGCAGATAGAGGATTATTTCTTATTAATCCTGATGGAGTAGTTATGCATACGACTGTTAATAAGGCTCCTGTAGGCAGAAATGTTGATGAAACACTAAGGATTCTTCAAGGTTATCAATACGTTGCGGCAAACCCTGATGAAGTATGTCCTGCAAACTGGACACCAGGGGAAAAGACAATGTTAGAGGACCCCAAAGGTAGTAAGGAATATTTTTCTGCGCTATAG
- a CDS encoding YkgJ family cysteine cluster protein: MKSWTCIENCGACCKFNLDERSSLADKLNEEDFALIKSMTAKDGWCKNLDRENKKCLIYETRPHFCRVNDFSTTFKGYLKSGDKFLIDCCKQHISSNYGYRSNEMKKFKMAVSKK; encoded by the coding sequence ATGAAATCATGGACATGTATAGAAAATTGCGGAGCTTGTTGTAAATTCAACTTAGACGAAAGAAGCAGTCTGGCCGATAAACTTAACGAAGAAGATTTCGCTTTAATAAAATCAATGACAGCCAAGGATGGTTGGTGCAAGAATCTCGACAGAGAAAACAAAAAATGCTTAATTTACGAAACCAGACCTCATTTTTGTCGAGTAAATGATTTTTCTACAACTTTTAAAGGATATTTGAAATCTGGAGATAAATTTCTAATAGATTGCTGCAAACAACATATTTCATCAAATTATGGATATAGAAGTAATGAGATGAAAAAATTTAAAATGGCAGTGTCTAAAAAATGA
- a CDS encoding bifunctional adenosylcobinamide kinase/adenosylcobinamide-phosphate guanylyltransferase translates to MNANDLSNSDYSSHIIFITGGTKSGKSEFAEYLAKKVKKLSYVALSENNVDDKEWQDKINLHRKRRPKDWKLIETTDLLNTLRIEEGPLLIDSIGGFVMESIEREHKEWLTKMHSLIVHLKKRKSITFIVGEQVGWSLVSEYKIGNTYIERIGELQKKITKLSNDNWLAINGRAIKIDDISLEIPT, encoded by the coding sequence ATGAATGCAAATGATTTAAGCAATAGTGATTATTCCTCTCATATTATTTTTATTACAGGAGGTACAAAGAGTGGCAAAAGTGAATTCGCAGAGTATTTAGCAAAGAAGGTAAAGAAATTATCATATGTAGCCTTATCTGAAAACAATGTTGATGATAAAGAATGGCAAGATAAAATTAATTTACACCGAAAAAGAAGACCAAAAGATTGGAAATTAATAGAAACGACAGATCTACTAAATACATTAAGAATTGAAGAGGGTCCATTATTAATAGATTCGATTGGCGGATTTGTAATGGAAAGTATAGAAAGAGAACACAAAGAATGGTTAACAAAGATGCATTCACTAATAGTTCATTTAAAGAAAAGAAAAAGCATAACATTTATAGTTGGTGAGCAAGTTGGTTGGAGTTTGGTCTCAGAATATAAAATTGGTAATACTTATATTGAAAGAATAGGCGAGCTGCAAAAGAAAATTACAAAATTATCGAATGATAACTGGCTTGCAATAAACGGTAGAGCAATCAAAATAGATGATATAAGTTTAGAAATACCTACTTAA
- a CDS encoding tRNA (cytidine(34)-2'-O)-methyltransferase, whose amino-acid sequence MEIALFEPRIPQNTGNIARTCAAFNTPLNLIEPLGFKLEDKYLKRAGLDYWPLVTFNKYLNFNKFLESKLKKRIISFSKKNGMYLKDFKFQEDDVLLFGREDSGLPDCIIDKSDFLISIFMPNLQTGNNDQKGVRSLNLSVACGIAIYEAHKQINFQNGN is encoded by the coding sequence TTGGAAATCGCGCTTTTTGAACCTAGAATCCCCCAGAATACTGGTAATATTGCTAGAACATGTGCTGCATTTAATACCCCTTTAAATCTTATAGAGCCCTTAGGTTTTAAATTAGAAGACAAATATTTAAAAAGAGCAGGATTAGATTATTGGCCTTTAGTTACTTTTAATAAATATCTTAATTTTAATAAATTTTTGGAGTCAAAATTAAAAAAAAGAATAATATCTTTTAGTAAAAAAAATGGGATGTATTTGAAGGACTTTAAATTCCAGGAAGATGATGTTTTATTGTTTGGAAGAGAAGATTCTGGATTGCCAGATTGCATTATTGATAAAAGCGATTTTTTAATATCAATATTTATGCCAAATTTACAAACTGGAAACAATGATCAAAAAGGTGTTAGAAGTCTAAATCTTTCGGTAGCATGCGGAATTGCTATATATGAGGCTCACAAACAAATAAATTTTCAAAATGGTAATTAA
- a CDS encoding TMEM165/GDT1 family protein, with product MVLSLLLSTFITVFIAELGDKTQLATLTISGTSNKPLAVFLGSSSALVFASLLGALTGGSISSFLPEVALKSIASISFFVIGIRLFINSLDINKEEKEDKEKN from the coding sequence ATGGTATTAAGTTTATTGCTATCAACATTTATTACGGTATTCATAGCTGAATTGGGAGACAAAACTCAATTAGCCACTTTAACTATAAGCGGCACTTCAAATAAACCATTAGCAGTATTTTTAGGATCTTCTTCTGCACTTGTTTTTGCAAGCTTACTAGGAGCGTTGACAGGTGGTTCTATTTCAAGTTTTTTACCCGAAGTAGCTCTGAAATCAATAGCCTCAATATCATTTTTTGTTATTGGCATAAGGCTTTTTATAAATTCATTGGATATCAATAAAGAAGAAAAAGAAGATAAAGAAAAAAATTAG
- a CDS encoding DUF565 domain-containing protein → MQKTKFSRITYQLNNLFFGFLSDTWRTKSIGLISVLTGYFLFANFLTKFITEGKNELIMVPIIIFFIEIIVRIKPSSSSNFYYIWTVVDKLRIGAIYAVILEAFKLGS, encoded by the coding sequence ATGCAGAAAACTAAATTTTCAAGGATTACCTACCAGTTAAATAATCTATTTTTTGGGTTTTTAAGTGATACCTGGAGGACTAAATCTATTGGTCTAATTTCTGTTTTGACCGGTTATTTTTTGTTTGCCAATTTCCTTACAAAATTTATAACTGAAGGTAAAAATGAATTAATTATGGTCCCAATAATTATTTTCTTTATTGAAATTATTGTAAGAATTAAGCCTTCCTCTAGTTCAAATTTTTACTATATATGGACAGTAGTTGATAAATTAAGAATTGGTGCAATTTATGCTGTTATTCTAGAAGCATTTAAATTAGGATCTTAA
- a CDS encoding cofactor assembly of complex C subunit B, whose protein sequence is MGFNGKSLILIGTILFIFQIVNFFSIEIITPELERAQVIAAIASLIIILIGFLFKQFEPLAGEKADLKGENKFLFDRNMPDEVIDELAWGSEAILTSTAAASILIHNDGVNILRRGITSSNEFKPGETCLRSVKDMKLISLANTKFYPGRDEFYNFCAEIPSILVVPIDNKSFILIGGWSAKCFTKSDEKWLKNWSKKISNIFQKNNI, encoded by the coding sequence ATGGGATTCAATGGGAAATCTTTAATATTAATAGGTACAATACTTTTTATTTTCCAGATAGTAAATTTCTTTTCAATAGAAATAATTACTCCTGAGCTTGAGAGAGCACAAGTAATAGCTGCAATAGCTTCATTAATTATTATTTTGATAGGTTTCTTATTTAAACAATTCGAACCTTTAGCTGGCGAGAAAGCTGATTTAAAAGGAGAAAATAAGTTTCTCTTTGATAGAAACATGCCGGATGAAGTTATTGATGAACTTGCATGGGGTTCTGAAGCGATATTAACTTCTACAGCAGCAGCATCAATATTAATCCACAATGATGGAGTCAATATCCTGAGAAGAGGAATTACTTCAAGTAATGAGTTTAAACCTGGGGAAACTTGTCTTAGATCCGTAAAAGATATGAAATTAATATCGTTGGCAAACACTAAATTTTATCCCGGAAGAGATGAATTTTATAATTTTTGTGCCGAAATTCCATCTATTTTGGTTGTACCTATAGATAATAAGTCTTTTATATTGATAGGTGGCTGGAGTGCTAAATGTTTTACAAAGTCTGATGAAAAATGGTTAAAGAACTGGTCGAAAAAAATAAGTAATATTTTTCAAAAAAATAATATTTAA
- the ftsH gene encoding ATP-dependent zinc metalloprotease FtsH, with amino-acid sequence MFRSKFSYSNSKSSYSDLVDDMETGKIESIFFYPRKREIDVLYKNGDKFKIPILYNDQLILEKATENKIDLTINNSRKEASAANSFTSISLFLIFILAIVLIMRSTSKLASRAFGFTKNKSKFVTIDDVETRFDDVAGVPEAAEELKEVITFLKEPKKFENLGAKVPKGVLLIGPPGTGKTLLAKAIAGESGVPFLSISASEFVELFVGVGASRVRDLFTKAKEKSPCIIFIDEIDSIGRQRGSGIGGGNDEREQTLNQLLTELDGFADNSGIIVLAATNRPDILDAALLRPGRFDRKIEVMLPDLDGRKKILSVHSLSKPLSSGVDLGYWASRTVGFSGADLANLMNESAIHCARDESKLISDLHIENALDKITIGLRSSLITSPNMKKIIAYNEVGRAIVSAVRNGIESVDKITILPRSGSLGGYTKICPDEDVVSSGLISKKLLFSKIEIALAGRAAETIVFGESEITQCSINDISYATNIVREMVTKYGFSIIGPISMDSDNNEIFLGDGLFRRKPLMAEYTSSRIDNEIIKISKISLNNSIKILKKNRLLLDKLVDILLNQETIDKKVFKLTTSKLLKV; translated from the coding sequence GTGTTTAGATCAAAATTCTCATATTCAAATTCTAAATCAAGTTATTCGGATCTTGTAGATGATATGGAGACGGGAAAAATAGAATCAATATTTTTCTATCCTAGAAAGAGAGAAATAGATGTTCTGTACAAAAATGGCGATAAATTTAAAATACCTATCCTTTATAATGATCAATTAATACTTGAAAAAGCTACTGAAAATAAAATCGATCTCACCATTAACAATAGTAGAAAAGAAGCTTCGGCTGCTAATTCGTTCACTTCAATAAGTCTTTTCCTGATTTTTATATTAGCAATAGTCTTAATCATGAGGAGTACATCAAAATTGGCTTCCAGAGCCTTTGGTTTTACCAAAAATAAATCTAAATTTGTAACTATTGATGATGTAGAAACAAGATTTGACGATGTAGCTGGTGTCCCTGAGGCTGCTGAGGAATTAAAAGAGGTAATAACTTTTTTAAAAGAACCAAAGAAATTTGAAAATCTAGGAGCAAAAGTTCCTAAAGGAGTTCTTTTAATTGGCCCTCCAGGGACAGGTAAAACATTATTGGCTAAAGCAATTGCCGGTGAATCGGGAGTCCCTTTCCTGTCAATATCGGCATCAGAGTTTGTAGAACTTTTTGTTGGTGTTGGTGCAAGTCGAGTACGGGATCTATTCACTAAGGCTAAGGAAAAATCTCCTTGTATAATATTTATTGATGAAATTGATTCTATTGGTAGGCAAAGAGGTTCTGGGATCGGAGGTGGAAATGATGAAAGAGAACAAACCCTTAATCAGCTTCTAACTGAATTAGATGGTTTTGCTGATAATTCAGGGATTATTGTTTTAGCAGCAACAAATAGACCAGATATTTTGGACGCAGCATTATTAAGACCAGGAAGATTTGATAGAAAGATAGAAGTAATGCTTCCAGATTTAGATGGAAGAAAAAAAATTCTTTCAGTACATTCACTTTCAAAACCACTTTCAAGCGGAGTTGATTTAGGATATTGGGCTTCTAGAACAGTTGGATTTTCAGGGGCTGATCTTGCAAATTTGATGAATGAGAGTGCTATTCACTGTGCAAGAGATGAATCTAAATTGATTAGTGATCTTCATATAGAAAATGCTCTTGATAAAATTACTATTGGCCTAAGAAGTTCATTAATAACTTCTCCAAACATGAAGAAAATTATTGCTTATAACGAAGTAGGCAGGGCTATTGTATCTGCTGTGAGAAATGGAATTGAATCAGTTGATAAAATTACAATTTTACCTAGATCTGGATCTTTAGGCGGATATACAAAAATATGTCCTGACGAAGATGTAGTTTCTAGTGGCTTGATTTCAAAAAAATTATTATTTTCAAAAATTGAAATTGCTCTAGCTGGAAGAGCTGCAGAAACAATAGTTTTTGGTGAAAGTGAAATTACACAATGCTCTATAAACGATATATCTTATGCGACGAATATCGTAAGGGAAATGGTCACAAAATATGGTTTTTCAATTATTGGTCCAATTTCAATGGATTCTGATAATAATGAAATTTTTTTGGGAGATGGATTATTTAGAAGAAAGCCTCTCATGGCTGAATATACTAGTTCTAGAATAGATAATGAAATCATAAAGATTTCTAAAATCTCATTAAATAATTCAATAAAAATATTGAAAAAAAATAGACTCTTACTTGATAAATTAGTTGATATACTTTTAAATCAAGAAACTATAGATAAAAAAGTTTTTAAATTAACAACTTCTAAATTGTTGAAAGTTTGA
- a CDS encoding 50S ribosomal protein L32 translates to MAVPKKKKSKSKRNQRHAVWKGKAALAAQKAISLGKSVLTGKAQGFVYPIDEEEEEE, encoded by the coding sequence ATGGCTGTACCAAAGAAGAAAAAATCAAAAAGCAAAAGGAACCAAAGGCACGCTGTCTGGAAAGGGAAAGCAGCATTAGCTGCTCAAAAAGCTATATCTTTAGGTAAATCAGTTCTAACGGGTAAAGCTCAAGGATTTGTTTACCCTATTGATGAAGAAGAGGAAGAAGAGTAG
- the lptC gene encoding LPS export ABC transporter periplasmic protein LptC encodes MFGCKLNEIKEYKVIQKIDNLDMNIFSKSGEKLYSISSTNSIYNNNELKFELKKPTINIFKGDEPKYIINSDESTLSENNNLLKLKGNVKLKTLKQNEDFLYADNFIWNIEEANYLLEGNIRFENKNIILNSEKARLSSNNIIEFFNPVKYVIKDDNNENRYEINSENAYYNLKTESVSFKAKDKRVRSIIYF; translated from the coding sequence ATTTTTGGATGCAAACTTAATGAAATTAAAGAATATAAAGTAATACAAAAAATAGATAATTTAGATATGAATATTTTCTCTAAGAGTGGAGAAAAATTATATTCAATTAGTAGTACAAACTCAATTTATAACAATAATGAATTAAAGTTTGAATTAAAAAAACCAACCATTAACATTTTTAAAGGTGATGAACCCAAATATATTATTAATTCAGATGAATCTACATTATCAGAGAACAATAATCTCCTTAAATTAAAAGGTAATGTGAAATTAAAAACACTTAAGCAAAATGAGGATTTTTTATATGCTGATAATTTTATTTGGAATATTGAAGAGGCTAATTATCTATTAGAGGGGAATATAAGATTTGAAAATAAAAATATCATATTAAATTCAGAAAAAGCCAGGTTGAGTTCAAATAACATAATAGAATTTTTTAATCCCGTAAAATATGTAATTAAGGACGATAATAATGAGAATAGATATGAAATAAATTCAGAAAATGCATATTATAACCTCAAAACAGAATCCGTAAGTTTTAAAGCAAAAGATAAAAGAGTTCGTTCAATAATTTATTTTTAA